tgttgctgctgtcatttcctTAGGAAATGTCATGTTGCTCAAAGAACAACAGACTAAATACAACCTTCTGTACATACAGAAGAACAAGTCCATTAACTTCCATAGAACTCATTTCCAGTAATCTTTGACCAATGTGGTcgtctcagtgtgtctgctggtgtctcCAGTCTGTAGGTGTCTACCacggcctccagggggcgctgGTGACTGGACTCTTGTCTTTAGTGATGCTGGTGTGGActgaggagctcagaggagagAAATCAGCCTCTCTCAGGTTCTTATCAGAGGAAGACTGCAGCGTGTTGAAGTGGTTCAGCAGTCTTCTCTGGGACTGTGTCTTCACGTCCTCCTTGGACAGGAAGTGTTCCACCTCTTGGACACACCTGGAGTAGCCCTGATCAACAGCTGCTGAGTCCACagcttggtgctgctgctgcagttgtcTGAGAAAGCAAACTGTCATCTCCAGGATGTCTGCTTTCTCCAGCTTGgagtctggctgctgtttgatgaACTCTGGACCCAGGAGAGACTTGAGCTGCTcgatgctgctgttgattctCTCTCTGCGTAACTTCTCCACCAGAGGCTTTCTGATCTGcagaaagaagaacaaagtCATTAATAAACTCATCCTGGAGTATAGagttagaataaaacagacgACATCTGATGAAGGGTGTTTAAATCTTGTTGAATCTGGAGTTTACCTTGTGGGTCAGAGTGAGAAGCTCCTGAGAATTGGTCATTGCTGCAGTGATTGTAGGAGTCATGGCTGGATGTCTGTGCTGTAGAGGTCTCTGTAGAGAGAATCTGATCTCTGCTGGCTTCATCCCTCCTATTTATAGTCCCACATCTCCATATGAATGTGTGGGTCTTGGTCTGGCTGGAGTTTCTCACagtctcagccaatcagagagcttgTTGAGATAATAAGAGATTACACACGCCTAATGGTTTTATTGCCCAAGGGACAATGGTTAAATCTCgggggagcaggtggaggactgggggggtgatggagagagactcacagagctctgtgtgaaTCTGGGAAAGTGGTGACCCTGTAGAGAGAGCAGATCTGCTGCCTGATGCTGGGATCAATGACTCTGACTGAGCACACGCTCATCATCCCATCACACACGTGGGAGACTGACAGTTGATCACATCTAGGAGAAAAAGTTCTGTAATTTACCTTACatagattaataataataatcagtgcAAATAGATTTTTGCATctaaaatgcttttattgtgcCATAACCTAAAATCTTACAGATGTCATTGCTTTCAGTATTtattaaatgtcatttattctTCATTCAGTATTGACAGTTCAGTTAAACTCTTAATTTAACATGATTTGACTTTTTTAGTTTAACTATTAAACCAAATAAATTGCCATATTTTGGAGATCAGTTGTGTCAGATAGTAAAAACAATGTGATGTCCATGATTATTAGAAAACACCTCAGAACAACAGTGTTTTATCTGTCCAGATGTAGCACAGTCTTCTGACTGGTGTCTTGGAGTCAGTGTGGGTAGAAAGTTGCTCTCAGTTTCCCACACTGACTCCCTGAATGCTGTGGTCAATGAGCAACAAAGGACTTTGAATGGAGCTTTTGTGACTGATAGTGGACGTGTGCTGTAGTAGGAACACAGGCTGACGTCACCAACCATCTGGAGGGGAAACATCTCCATTGGCCGACTGTCACAGTTTGATCAACCTGATGGTTTCATAAATATATTACCAGCAAAATTTGTTCCAAAAATAATTTTCGTCAACTTCCAGTTAATGTCAGACATTTTGACCATCCGATCATAACTTTGTCTTTGAATCAGCAGCTGGAGTAAATGTTCAGCTCTGTAGATGAGGGTGGGAGGTTGAGGCAGCTGTTTCTTGAAGTGTGCCAAAGCCCTTTGGAGAATAGTCGGCTGCTGGTGGGGCTGAGGATGGTAATCATGCTAAACTCTGCTCTCCAGAGTTTTCCCACACTCTGACCATTAAGGGATATCAAGGCATGTACCTAAACACACTTTCAGGATCATATTTTCACATTGGAAGTtaaggaaaacagcagagaaatcACCTATTTCATTGAAATACCTGAAAAACCTATATTATTGTTGGAATCATTATGTCACATGTGATACTTCATTTGAGTCCCATTCTTTCGGCAAAGCACTGATCTGTGGGGTATCAATGCTCAACAATTTTCTCTGTGCCCTGTTTTCAAAGGCAAAATGTCATTAGACCTGAAAAATCTGTGAAATTAAACAAAGCAAATATCACACATGCAAATTCTAAGTAATCCCATTTTTGCAATTTGGTCAATTTACCGAAAGTTATTTAATTAGTTTGCTGAGCACCAACTTTTTGAAAATTTGCAATATTTGTCAAGTTGCTGAAGGGGACTTTATCGCAGGAAATAAAGATCACATTTGATATATGATGTGAAACAGGTTAGGAGGTTTGTATTTCTGGAGCCAGAGTCCCTTTTAATCTGCGTCTCTTCAGGGCAAAGGTCTGGATCTATTGTCCCACAGGGCTCTGTGAGGGAGTTTCCTCTGGTTTCCCACACTCTGTCCTTTCACTGGACCAACAATAGAAGTGTGTCCTATAATGCAGCACATTAGATACAATGTCTGACGTGTTCAGAGTGGGAAATTGTTACCTTTCATTTTTTACAGGAAAACATGTGAAACTGTCAGTTGTACTTATATAATGGTGcaccaaatgtctttttttagtgtaagttttctcttttgctttggTGACCTCAGTCACTCCATATAAATAGAATGACATAGTATTGATTATCCTTCATCAAAGGTCTTAATTGAACCACCCTCTGTTTAGTTTGACACTGATTAGGTATGTTAAAGATAACATGACAATAACTGTGTGTGCTGAATTTCTCAGTCAGAGGTAGGAACAATCATGGAGGCCTCCATCattaagtgaaaatgaaaacaacaggtAGAGACCATCTGTCATTGTAGTAAAGTGGATAACCATGACACAACGACATGAGAACACAAAATTCTTCAGCttgcagtgtttgtttattcagcAAGTCACAATGAGCCACATGAAGTAAGAAAGCTCCAACTAGAGGTGATGAtgcatcacaacaacaacttgTAGATTTCTACAAGACACACTGTACTCAGAGAGAGTAAAGGAAGAGCTGTCTTTATAAAAGACAAACGATTTACAGTATCTGAGCACACAGTGCTCACTGTCCTTTCATATTAGTTTCACACTGGATCAACACATTTGCACTTATTAGACAAAAATAGCCCAGTAAAAACTGACCTTACAACAGATCACATTGTTCTTCATAACTATTAAATTCAACTGAatctcaaaatgtaaaagttacaTTGTCACTGGAAAACTGTGACATCAAACAAACCTTTTacaataaaaagataaacatattgatctttaaaacAGATCATTTTTCCAACAATCacataaaatgagagaaagtctATTGTGATAAAATGTCCTATTACAGTTTTTGATCAAAAGATCATTGTTGATAAAGAGGTAACAAATGTCACCATCACATTATGTTTTACCAAAACATGAGCATAAAAGAATCACAGGAAAATTGTGACATTAGTAAAACCTTTCAGAGGAAAAGATAAACATCTGGATCTTACAACAGATCAGTTCTGACTAATCACAGAGATTAAAGTGACATAAAGTCCATCATGACAACATGTCCATAAAAAGGACAGTTAAAGGTTTTTGATCACAATGATCAATAACAATCAAGGGATAACAAATGTTATCATAACATATCCTACCAACACATGAAGCACAGTGAGAAACAATAATTGCTGATGCAATCAGATTGGCTTCATGCAACATGACaggattttctctttcttcatgtgaaagatgttgctgctgtcatttcctTAGGAAATGTCATGTTGCTCAAAGAACAACAGACTAAATACAACCTTCTGTACATACAGAAGAACAAGTCCATTAACTTCCATAGAACTCATTTCCAGTAATCTTTGACCAATGTGGTcgtctcagtgtgtctgctggtgtctcCAGTCTGTAGGTGTCTACCacggcctccagggggcgctgGTGACTGGACTCTTGTCTTTAGTGATGCTGGTGTGGActgaggagctcagaggagagAAATCAGCCTCTCTCAGGTTCTTATCAGAGGAAGACTGCAGCGTGTTGAAGTGGTTCAGCAgtcttctctgctgctggttctcCTGTTGCAGCTTTGTCAGGAAGCAAACTGTCATCTCCAGGATGTCTGCTTTCTCCAGCTTGgagtctggctgctgtttgaggAACTCTGGACCCAGGAGAGACTTGAACTGCTcgatgctgctgttgattctCTCTCTACGTAACTTCTCCACCAGAGGCTTTCTGATCTGCAGGAAGAAGAACAAAGTCATTAATAAACTCATCCTGGAGTATAGagttagaataaaacagacgACATCTGATGAAGGGTGTTTAAATCTTGTTGAATCTTGAGTTTACCTTGTGGGTCAGAGTGAGAAGCTCCTGAGAATTGGTCATTGCTGCAGTGATTGTAGGAGTCATGGCTGGATGTCTGTGCTGTAGAGGTCTCTGTAGAGAGAATCTGATCTCTGCTGGCTTCATCCCTCCTATTTATAGTCCCACATCTCCATATGAATGTGTGGGTCTTGGTCTGGCTGGAGTTTCTCACAGTTTGTAGCCAATGAAATTCATAAGCTGCACTGCCACATGCTCATATTAGAGGGGGACAATGGTTAAATCTCGGGGGAACAGGTGGAGGACTGGGGGGGTGACGGAGAGAGactcacagagctctgtgtgaaTCTGGGAAAGTGGTGACCCTGTAGAGAGAGCAGATCTGCTGCCTGATGCTGAGATCAATGACTCTGACTGAGCACACGCTCATCATCCCGTCACACATGGAAAAAACATTCATGGTGTAATTCATTAAACATATTTaggatagaaataaatatataaacgAAGTTGATTTCTGTCCAGCACTGTCAGCCAAAACCTAAAGAGTAGCTGGTTAGATCCATCTCTTTTAAATACATAGTTTAGTTTGATGTTTCATTGTATTGTTTAACATATTATTGAGTTTTGCTTAATCAAAAAAGCTAATTTTTCTACAACAGTACGATCAGATTTTAGAAATCATTATGGTGcctattttattctttttaaaataaagtgaagaCAATAACTTTGCTGCTGTCCAGATGCTGCAGAGTCTTTTGACACGTGCCTTGTAGTCGGGGTGAGTAAGAAGTTGCGCTCAGTTTCCCACACTGACTCCCTGTATGGTGTGTTCAATGAACCACAAAGGGACTTCTGTGACAGATGCTGCTGGGTGTTGTTATAGAAACAGAGCTGACATCACACACCATCTGGAGGGAAAGGACGCCATTGGCTGGTTCTGACTGTTTGTGAAATTTCAAATTTCGATTAACAATCTGCTATAAGATATCACTACAATCATTATCCTCTCATGTTTCCACTTATCATACCATATTTTACACCTGCAGTCATAATCATGCCTCATTCCTGAGCATCGCCTGGATCAAAGTTTCAGCTCTACACATGAGGGTGGGAGGATTCCTGGGGGGCAGCTGTTTCCTGAAGTGTGCCAAATCCCTTTGGAGAATTATGAAGAGGCTGCTGGTGGGATGGATGTCATTCACACTAAACTCTGCCCTCCAGAGCTTTCCCACACTAGCAGAAAAAAGGCACGTGCCCGTCTGCAAATGGACTCTTTGACGATCCTATGTAGAAGCAGTGTGTGGGTCCTTATATGGAAATAGGAATTAATCATTCACCATTTAAACACTACATGAATTGATTAGCATTTTGAAATAGTAAAATGTCCTGAGAGCATGCAACATTCTCAAAAACACATAGAACAAGAAATTTACACAATATACAATTACACAATAAtagtaaaataatcaaattaaatagGCAGTTACATGAAACAGTTACAAGAATTAACAAAGACATCAGGTAATAAAACTCTCCAAGGATAATGCGTGACTCCAGTTTGAGGACAGATTGCAGGTCATTCCAATTAAAAGGTGTTTAGTACCTGAAGCCAGTCCTCTTGAGTTCTGCCAACGTTAGTGCAGACATAAGGGATCTCTAAAGTAGGCACTGAAAGTAGTGGATTTAGAATGTGAGAGGAGATGTGAGGTAGTCTGGAAGCATCAACAGAAGAGTTTTGTAAGTGAATAACATGAGTTGCCTGTGCCCTCTTGTCTGTCAGGAAGTCCACCCAACCTTCTGGTACAGAGAACAGTGATGAGTCCTGAAATTGTCATTTGTAATAAAACGTGTGATACGGAGGGTTTAGCTGCTTAAGAGTTGATCGGGCCCCATGACAATACAGAATATCTCCATTGTCCAGAATTGACATAAAGGTTGATTGCACAGTAGTTTTACGGTTGGATGGAGGCAGACAACCTTTAATCCAATACAGGAAACCcagtttgattttcattttctgagtCAAATATTGAGTATGAGTCTTCTAAGTATCTCTATGACTCAATTAGAGTGATATGGGTGctcttttttaagttttaatgtTAGAATAATTGGAGTCACTGGTAGAGATGAAGAATACAATGTACTTAGTATTTTCTCCATTGAAAACTAGTTTGTGATAAACAAGTTCGACTTGGAAAGAATCAAATGTAGACTGAAGAAGAGTCAGGGCCTGGGCTGGAATGGAGCCCGGGACATATAAAATGGTgtcatcagtaaaaaaaaaaaaaaaaatggacattGAAGCATTTGTTTGGAACAATTgtcttatttatatatatattgtgaaCAGCAGTGGTCCAAGGACAGAGCCCTGTGGCACCCCATGTGTGTTAGTTAGAAGGCTTGACTGAGAATCATCAGCAACAACAGCCTGAGTTCTTCTTTAAGGTATAAAAGGAACCAGCTGAGTGAAGCTTGATCTAGACCTAAAGATTCAAGTGGGATTTTATGATTAGTGGTGTCAAATGCTTTTGAAAGGTCAATGAAgcacaagtttgttttttatccTGGGAGGAAACAATGTTATCAATgactgaagttattgtgctgAGACCTGAGCAAAAACCAGACCATTGTGGCTGTAGTATCTTTAGTGTGTCAATGAGGGCACATAGTTGTAAACTGACTCAAGATTCTAGGagttttgctaaaaaaaaaggaagtttgGAAATTGGACAGTAGTTGATTAGGTCTGAGACATCACCACTTTTATATAACAGCAGTAGTAGGGAGGAGAGGTGGTGGGCTGAGGAAATATTAGTTGACGAGACAACtgtaaaaatgaagaaactcAGCCACAGCAAAGCTAACACCTCGGCTATTTGCTGGTTAATATTGGTCTCCCACCATGGTCTGACCAGACTAGCCCTGCTTGTCAGGACCAGACTCTTGAGGCATGAACCCAAATACACAACTCACCACAGAGgggttcaaaataaaagtattgaaTGAAAAGTTCTCTCTGGCAAAGTACAACAGAAAATCACTTTTATGagggaaaaacacaattaacaAAACATCACTCTTAAAGAGGAAAAATTCAACTGAAACACAAGAATCCAaaaatacaaagtgcaaaggaaaatatgactgaaagctcatacaaaaaaaacacaaggactTGACGAAACACTGGTTCCCTGACACGATGGACAAGTGGGtactggcacaggacaaaacGAGACCTggacaatatatacacacacatggttgTGAATTTAAATTCTaatgaatttttgtttttttacatttaatctatctacatgacagaaacacatttaatgacTTTGTTAACATCCAACTTTaaggaagtataaaaataatcCAGTGAGTGTGATTTCTGTCATGGGGAACAAAGATGAAATTGAATTCATGATGTGAAACAGGTTAGGAGGTTTCTATTTATGGAGCCAGAGTCCCTTTTTAATCTGCGTCTCTTCAGGGCAAAGGTCTGGATCTATTGTCCCACAGGGCTCTGTGAGGGAGTTTGCTCTGGTTTCCCACACTCTGTCCTTTCACTGGACCAACAATAGAAGTGTGTCCTCTTTTGCATCACATTAGATGCGTCTGACCTCATTAATAAGGAGCGTGATTAACTTCAAAGTTCTTACATTAAAACTATGCTAAACTGATAGCATAGCAAACATGTCTGAatttatattttctcatttgGTTTGATGACTTGACTCACTCACTATAAATAGAGTGACAGTGATAATCCCCATTTGTCAAAAGTTTTGACTGAACCACATAACTAGGCTTAATGCTACACTACACAGGTATGCTATGGATAAACAATTAGTGTTTGTTGATTTGTATCTTAATTTTTCAATCAAATGTAGGAATAATGATGGACACCTttataaaggaaaaaaatatataaatagtCTCTAATTCATCATTTGAAACATGACACAAAACATGAGAACACAAAATTCTTCAGCttgcagtgtttgtttattcaacAAGTCACAATGAGCCACATGAAGTAAGAAAGCTCCAACTAGAGGTGATGAtgcatcacaacaacaacttgTAGAGTTCTACAAGACACACT
This region of Pempheris klunzingeri isolate RE-2024b chromosome 2, fPemKlu1.hap1, whole genome shotgun sequence genomic DNA includes:
- the LOC139215775 gene encoding transcription factor HES-5-like: MKPAEIRFSLQRPLQHRHPAMTPTITAAMTNSQELLTLTHKIRKPLVEKLRRERINSSIEQLKSLLGPEFIKQQPDSKLEKADILEMTVCFLRQLQQQHQAVDSAAVDQGYSRCVQEVEHFLSKEDVKTQSQRRLLNHFNTLQSSSDKNLREADFSPLSSSVHTSITKDKSPVTSAPWRPW
- the LOC139217668 gene encoding transcription factor HES-1-like; this translates as MKPAEIRFSLQRPLQHRHPAMTPTITAAMTNSQELLTLTHKIRKPLVEKLRRERINSSIEQFKSLLGPEFLKQQPDSKLEKADILEMTVCFLTKLQQENQQQRRLLNHFNTLQSSSDKNLREADFSPLSSSVHTSITKDKSPVTSAPWRPW